One genomic region from Saprospiraceae bacterium encodes:
- a CDS encoding pyridoxamine 5'-phosphate oxidase family protein, translating to MDIIKNWAEIRAHFNKSFSSNFHVSIASVDKENNPTTTPIGSLFLNKDQTGFYFEKFPSKLPANERFNKNICVLAVNSNTWFWLSSLFKGKFKADPAIKLYGQLGARRTATPIEKNLLTRRMKLTSGLKGNKHLWDNMEEVREIYFTKAEGINLGKMTESLHL from the coding sequence ATGGACATTATTAAAAATTGGGCAGAAATTCGTGCTCATTTCAACAAGAGCTTTTCATCTAACTTTCATGTGTCAATTGCATCAGTCGACAAAGAAAATAATCCGACTACGACACCTATAGGGTCACTATTTCTCAATAAGGACCAGACAGGTTTCTACTTTGAGAAATTTCCTTCAAAACTTCCGGCTAATGAGAGATTTAATAAAAATATTTGTGTTTTGGCCGTTAATAGTAATACCTGGTTTTGGCTAAGTTCACTATTTAAAGGAAAATTCAAAGCTGACCCTGCAATAAAATTATATGGACAACTGGGTGCCAGGAGAACAGCAACCCCAATTGAAAAAAATCTATTAACCAGGAGAATGAAGCTCACTTCGGGTTTAAAAGGAAATAAACATCTATGGGATAATATGGAGGAAGTACGAGAAATATATTTTACCAAAGCAGAAGGAATCAATCTGGGTAAAATGACAGAGTCATTACATTTATAG
- a CDS encoding VOC family protein — translation MKFRIESLILFVQNIELLKNFYTQVFEFEALEEIPKQWVLLKAGSCNIGLHQIGEAYMHLDPASAASESNTKIVFEVDEDLFSLRTDLLSRGVRLKETQEWEGYDYIICDGEDPEGNVFQLKQRISRI, via the coding sequence ATGAAATTCAGAATTGAATCCCTGATACTTTTTGTCCAAAATATAGAACTACTTAAAAATTTTTATACTCAGGTTTTTGAATTTGAAGCCCTGGAAGAAATTCCAAAGCAATGGGTTTTATTGAAAGCAGGGTCCTGCAATATCGGCTTGCATCAAATTGGTGAAGCATATATGCATTTGGATCCTGCATCTGCTGCGTCGGAAAGTAATACTAAGATTGTATTTGAAGTGGATGAAGATTTATTCTCGTTAAGAACTGATCTGTTATCCCGAGGTGTGCGTTTGAAGGAGACCCAGGAGTGGGAAGGATATGATTATATAATTTGTGATGGCGAGGATCCCGAAGGCAATGTATTTCAATTAAAGCAAAGGATATCCAGGATATAA
- a CDS encoding argininosuccinate synthase: MAQSDKVILAYSGGLDTSYCVKYLQLEKNLEVHCAIVNTGGFTDAELKGIGARAKQMGAASFKVLDYTQEFYQRCLRFLIYGNVLRNNTYPLSVSAERVFQALAIIEYAQKKRVKYIAHGSTGAGNDQIRFDLIFNILGSGLEVITPIRDLKLSRQEEVDYLKKHGVEMSWEKAQYSINKGLWGTSVGGKETLTSNQYLPESAFPSQVTATEPKEITLQFTQGQLTGINNHHYANNVEAIQALSAIASPFGIGRDIHVGDTIIGIKGRVGFEAAAPLLIIKAHHLLEKHTLGKWQQYWKEQMGNWYGMMLHEGQYLDPVMRDIESFLEHTQERVNGTVFIKLYPYRFELHGVDSPHDMMRSKMGQYGEMNNAWSGEDAKGFTKIAAIAGKIYGASK; encoded by the coding sequence ATGGCTCAATCTGATAAAGTAATACTGGCTTATAGTGGAGGGCTCGATACCTCCTATTGTGTAAAATATCTCCAACTTGAAAAAAACCTTGAAGTACACTGTGCGATAGTCAATACAGGCGGTTTTACAGATGCTGAACTCAAAGGGATAGGTGCGCGTGCCAAACAAATGGGCGCAGCCTCTTTCAAAGTATTGGACTATACTCAGGAATTTTATCAACGATGCCTTCGATTCTTGATCTATGGCAATGTGCTGCGCAACAATACTTATCCACTATCGGTATCAGCAGAGCGCGTATTCCAGGCACTGGCCATTATCGAATACGCTCAGAAAAAAAGGGTCAAATACATCGCTCATGGCAGCACCGGTGCTGGCAATGATCAGATTCGCTTTGATTTGATATTTAATATACTGGGCTCTGGTCTTGAAGTGATCACCCCGATCCGCGATCTCAAACTGTCACGCCAGGAAGAGGTAGATTATCTCAAAAAGCATGGAGTAGAAATGTCCTGGGAGAAAGCTCAGTATTCGATCAACAAAGGGCTTTGGGGTACCAGTGTAGGCGGCAAAGAAACATTGACCTCCAATCAGTACCTGCCTGAGTCAGCGTTCCCCTCACAAGTGACAGCAACAGAGCCCAAAGAGATTACTTTGCAATTTACCCAAGGTCAGCTCACAGGCATCAACAATCATCATTACGCCAACAATGTAGAAGCTATTCAGGCACTTTCCGCCATAGCCTCCCCTTTTGGTATTGGTAGAGATATCCATGTAGGTGACACGATCATCGGCATCAAAGGCCGTGTAGGTTTTGAAGCAGCTGCTCCATTACTTATCATCAAAGCCCATCATTTGCTTGAAAAACATACGCTGGGCAAATGGCAGCAATATTGGAAAGAACAAATGGGCAATTGGTATGGTATGATGTTGCACGAAGGGCAATATCTCGATCCTGTGATGAGAGATATAGAATCTTTCCTGGAGCATACCCAGGAGCGGGTCAATGGGACTGTATTTATCAAACTCTATCCATATCGGTTTGAACTGCACGGTGTAGACTCACCCCATGATATGATGCGTAGTAAAATGGGTCAGTATGGCGAAATGAATAATGCCTGGAGTGGGGAAGATGCCAAGGGATTTACGAAGATAGCTGCAATAGCTGGCAAGATTTACGGGGCGAGTAAGTAA
- a CDS encoding GNAT family N-acetyltransferase, whose product MNQENQTSETITEPEVPITIVVAGPEHAEFAEDICLMIEDSAKARKTGIAKRSPEYIIKKLNNGDAVIALQGKKLAGFCYIETWSHGQYVANSGLIVNPDMRKGGLGREIKIKAFNLARDKYPYAKVFGITTSLAVMKINTELGYKPVTFSELTPDDAFWQGCSSCPNYDILQRNEHKMCLCTGMLAPSKMEEMPYDLSRMIINDLAQNNGSI is encoded by the coding sequence ACCGATCACTATTGTGGTCGCAGGACCTGAACATGCAGAATTTGCGGAGGACATTTGTCTGATGATCGAAGACTCTGCCAAAGCCCGTAAGACCGGTATTGCGAAGAGATCACCCGAATATATTATTAAGAAATTAAACAATGGAGACGCGGTGATTGCATTACAAGGCAAGAAATTGGCTGGATTCTGTTATATCGAGACCTGGAGTCACGGTCAATACGTGGCCAATTCAGGTTTGATAGTCAACCCGGATATGCGCAAGGGAGGCCTGGGTAGAGAGATTAAGATCAAAGCATTTAATCTGGCCCGTGACAAATATCCCTATGCTAAAGTATTTGGTATTACCACCAGCCTGGCTGTAATGAAAATCAATACGGAGCTTGGATACAAACCGGTTACTTTTTCCGAACTGACTCCAGACGATGCTTTTTGGCAGGGCTGCAGCAGTTGCCCCAACTACGATATCCTTCAGCGAAATGAGCACAAAATGTGCCTTTGTACCGGTATGTTGGCACCATCCAAAATGGAAGAAATGCCTTATGACCTATCCCGAATGATTATTAATGACCTAGCTCAAAACAATGGCTCAATCTGA